A portion of the Thermosediminibacter oceani DSM 16646 genome contains these proteins:
- a CDS encoding transcriptional regulator GutM, which produces MWVKILGIIGLMWILQGIFTYFQIKNLQEKIKQLKKVGRVGIGSAKGKMTPGNIVLIAADKTGKILEAYRMSGMTVFARFKEIKEMKGLYLQEVPYVLNDKDEGFKKAVENAVKMLQEKNL; this is translated from the coding sequence ATGTGGGTTAAGATATTGGGAATAATAGGATTAATGTGGATACTACAGGGAATTTTTACCTATTTTCAGATTAAAAACCTGCAGGAGAAAATAAAACAACTAAAAAAAGTTGGCCGGGTAGGAATCGGCAGTGCTAAAGGTAAGATGACACCCGGGAACATCGTGCTGATTGCAGCCGACAAAACAGGAAAGATCCTTGAGGCTTACAGGATGAGCGGGATGACTGTCTTCGCAAGGTTTAAAGAAATTAAGGAAATGAAAGGCCTGTATTTACAGGAAGTGCCTTACGTGCTGAATGACAAGGATGAGGGTTTCAAAAAAGCCGTTGAAAATGCAGTCAAAATGCTGCAAGAGAAAAATCTATGA
- the pdhA gene encoding pyruvate dehydrogenase (acetyl-transferring) E1 component subunit alpha, whose amino-acid sequence MDLTKEKRLWMYRKMYEIRRFELEVDRLFKANMIWGTCHLSVGEEATAVGAIAALEADDMITSTHRGHGHCIAKGGRLPQMFAELLGRETGYCRGRGGSMHIADIETGNLGANGIVGGGVPIATGAALASKMKKDGKVTLCFFGDGANNQGVFHESLNIASLWRLPVVYLCENNLYGMSVAFSRSTAVKNVADRAAAYDMPGEIVDGNDVEAVYHVVKKAVERARRGEGPSLIEAKTYRWLGHSKSDANVYRTKEEIEEWKQKCPIKRYRLKLVEEKIATEEELDRIEKEVEREIQDAIEYAKNSPEPSLEDIADGVYA is encoded by the coding sequence ATGGATTTAACAAAAGAAAAGAGGCTATGGATGTACAGGAAAATGTACGAGATAAGGCGTTTTGAGCTGGAAGTCGACAGGCTGTTCAAGGCCAATATGATCTGGGGTACATGCCATCTTTCTGTTGGTGAAGAAGCTACTGCTGTGGGAGCGATTGCAGCGCTGGAAGCTGACGATATGATTACCAGTACCCATAGGGGTCACGGTCACTGCATCGCGAAAGGAGGCAGGCTCCCCCAGATGTTTGCCGAGCTCCTGGGAAGAGAAACCGGATACTGCAGGGGCAGAGGCGGTTCCATGCATATAGCCGATATCGAGACCGGCAATCTTGGGGCTAACGGTATAGTTGGAGGTGGGGTACCCATAGCGACGGGTGCGGCGCTGGCATCCAAGATGAAAAAAGACGGCAAAGTTACACTGTGCTTTTTTGGCGATGGGGCCAACAACCAGGGAGTTTTCCATGAGTCTTTAAATATAGCCTCCCTGTGGAGACTTCCTGTGGTGTATTTATGCGAGAACAATCTTTACGGCATGTCCGTAGCTTTCAGCAGGTCTACCGCGGTAAAAAATGTTGCCGACCGGGCGGCAGCGTACGACATGCCCGGGGAAATTGTTGACGGCAACGACGTGGAAGCGGTCTACCACGTGGTAAAAAAGGCGGTGGAAAGGGCCAGAAGGGGCGAAGGGCCTTCTCTTATAGAAGCCAAAACTTACCGGTGGCTAGGACATTCCAAGAGCGATGCCAATGTTTACAGGACAAAAGAGGAAATAGAAGAGTGGAAGCAAAAATGCCCCATCAAACGTTACAGGCTAAAACTGGTGGAGGAAAAAATAGCCACCGAAGAAGAACTCGATAGAATAGAAAAAGAAGTGGAAAGGGAGATTCAGGACGCGATAGAATACGCCAAGAACAGCCCGGAACCTTCTTTAGAAGATATTGCCGACGGAGTATACGCATGA
- a CDS encoding PTS glucitol/sorbitol transporter subunit IIA — protein sequence MKKFEAVVTAIGDMVEEFIEQKMIILFDESAPQELREISVVHRGRKLMEDVVPGDVLYLGRVSFKVTAVGDVANKNLAKIGHVCLKFDGKTTPELPGNIHLEEKQIPMPKVGEEILIQGY from the coding sequence ATGAAAAAATTCGAAGCGGTGGTCACTGCAATAGGGGATATGGTAGAAGAATTCATAGAGCAGAAGATGATCATATTATTTGACGAGAGCGCCCCGCAGGAATTGCGGGAAATATCGGTGGTTCACAGGGGCAGGAAACTGATGGAAGATGTGGTGCCCGGCGACGTACTTTATCTTGGGCGGGTAAGTTTCAAAGTGACGGCCGTCGGTGATGTAGCCAATAAAAATTTGGCAAAAATCGGTCACGTCTGCCTCAAATTCGACGGCAAGACGACTCCGGAACTGCCGGGGAATATCCACCTGGAGGAAAAACAGATACCTATGCCCAAAGTGGGAGAGGAAATATTGATACAAGGTTATTGA
- a CDS encoding zinc-binding dehydrogenase — protein MKALLKKENGYGNMELVEIDEPTINDDQVKIKVAYSGICGSDIHSYKGEYKNLRPPVVLGHEFSGVVVEVGKNVKGIKVGDKVTSETTFYICGECDYCKSVDYNLCPDRKGIGTQVNGSFAEYVVARKESIHVLPDNVDLLSASITEALACAVHAVLEKTNVELGDVVLIFGPGPIGLLTAQIVKARGGYVILAGLTKDEDRFKVARELGIDKTVDIEKENLEEIVSTLTNGYGVDKVFECSGSVKALNSGISLVRKKGTIVQVGIFAKAYNEVDLEKIVQKEICYIGSRSQKPSSWKLALYLLETGKVNAKAIISDIYDLEDWSEAFEKVMKGEGLKAVLKP, from the coding sequence ATGAAGGCTCTATTAAAGAAAGAAAATGGATACGGAAATATGGAATTGGTAGAAATTGATGAACCAACCATTAATGATGATCAGGTAAAAATAAAAGTAGCGTATTCGGGTATTTGTGGTTCCGATATTCATTCATACAAAGGAGAATATAAAAATCTAAGACCGCCGGTAGTCTTAGGACATGAATTTTCAGGTGTAGTTGTTGAAGTTGGGAAAAACGTGAAAGGGATTAAAGTTGGAGATAAAGTGACTAGTGAGACTACATTTTACATTTGCGGAGAATGCGATTACTGTAAAAGCGTAGATTATAATCTGTGCCCTGACAGGAAGGGCATAGGTACGCAGGTAAATGGAAGTTTTGCTGAATATGTTGTAGCAAGGAAAGAAAGTATTCACGTTCTACCGGATAATGTTGATTTGTTGTCGGCTTCAATTACGGAAGCGCTGGCTTGTGCTGTCCATGCTGTTTTAGAAAAGACAAATGTTGAATTAGGCGATGTGGTTTTGATATTTGGACCAGGGCCTATTGGTTTATTAACTGCTCAAATAGTTAAAGCAAGGGGAGGATATGTAATTCTAGCTGGACTTACTAAGGATGAAGATAGATTCAAAGTAGCTCGTGAATTAGGCATTGACAAGACTGTAGATATAGAAAAAGAAAACTTAGAAGAAATAGTGAGCACTCTTACTAACGGGTACGGTGTGGATAAGGTATTTGAATGTTCCGGGTCTGTTAAAGCCTTGAATTCAGGAATTTCACTGGTTAGAAAAAAAGGTACAATAGTACAGGTTGGAATATTTGCGAAAGCATACAATGAGGTAGATCTTGAGAAAATAGTCCAAAAAGAAATATGTTACATTGGTTCCCGGAGTCAAAAGCCAAGCTCCTGGAAATTGGCTTTATATTTGCTGGAAACTGGAAAAGTAAATGCAAAAGCAATAATTAGCGACATTTATGATCTTGAGGATTGGTCTGAGGCTTTTGAAAAGGTAATGAAGGGTGAAGGGCTTAAAGCTGTTTTGAAACCTTAA
- the srlA gene encoding PTS glucitol/sorbitol transporter subunit IIC yields the protein MDVLANFAQSFIGLFQEGGKVFLSLAGGILPTLITLMTAVNAFIKLVGQERINRLAQAAGKYTLLRYTVMPVMAVFFLTNPMAYTFGRFLPEKYKPAFYDAAVSFVHPITGLFPHANPAELFVYMGIAQGIQQLGLPLGELAVRYFLVGVIVIFIRGLVTERLTVRMMRQRERA from the coding sequence GTGGACGTTTTGGCCAACTTTGCCCAGAGTTTTATAGGTCTTTTCCAGGAAGGCGGTAAGGTGTTTTTAAGCCTTGCCGGCGGCATTTTACCCACGCTGATTACTTTGATGACCGCCGTAAATGCTTTTATTAAACTCGTAGGCCAGGAGAGGATAAACCGTCTTGCTCAGGCTGCAGGGAAATACACCCTGCTCAGATATACTGTAATGCCGGTAATGGCCGTGTTCTTCCTCACCAATCCCATGGCTTATACCTTCGGGAGATTTCTCCCGGAAAAATACAAACCTGCCTTTTACGATGCGGCGGTTTCCTTCGTTCACCCTATTACCGGTCTTTTCCCTCACGCCAATCCGGCGGAGCTTTTCGTATACATGGGCATTGCCCAGGGAATTCAGCAACTCGGATTACCACTTGGGGAGCTGGCCGTCAGATACTTTCTAGTTGGTGTCATAGTGATCTTTATACGCGGCTTAGTGACGGAGAGGCTGACCGTCAGGATGATGCGACAGAGAGAGCGTGCATAG
- a CDS encoding L-lactate dehydrogenase — translation MKIGIIGTGYVGSTTAFALMLQGIVSEMVLIDVNRDKAEGEALDLIHSMSFVNPIEIYAGDYRDLKDASVVIISAGPSISKGETRLDLASKNYKVFRKIVPKIVENNENCILLVVTNPVDVLSYVTLKLSGFPENRVIGSGTVLDSSRFRAALSKKLNVDARNIHAYIIGEHGDSQVAAWSLTNIMGIKFDEFCATYIKNFDPAIKQEIEREVKYSAYKVIEKKGATSFAVALAIAKIVKSILRDENSILTVSTYVRSLYEIEDVFLSLPCVVNRNGVDKVLLPPLLPAEKGALRNSAEVIKSYIDQLMSSKV, via the coding sequence ATGAAAATAGGTATTATTGGAACGGGATACGTGGGTTCAACCACCGCTTTTGCCCTCATGCTACAGGGAATTGTATCGGAAATGGTACTGATAGACGTAAACAGGGATAAGGCCGAAGGCGAAGCCCTAGACCTCATTCACTCCATGTCCTTTGTGAACCCTATAGAGATTTACGCCGGTGACTACCGCGATCTTAAAGATGCCAGTGTAGTCATAATCTCGGCAGGGCCGAGCATTTCAAAGGGTGAAACCAGACTCGACCTCGCCAGTAAGAATTATAAAGTATTCAGGAAAATAGTGCCCAAGATTGTAGAAAACAACGAAAACTGCATACTGCTGGTGGTCACGAACCCGGTGGACGTCCTCTCCTACGTCACTTTAAAACTCTCGGGCTTTCCGGAAAACAGGGTCATAGGATCCGGAACAGTCCTTGACAGTTCGAGATTCAGAGCTGCGTTGAGCAAGAAACTTAACGTCGATGCTCGCAACATCCATGCCTATATAATAGGTGAACACGGGGATTCCCAGGTCGCCGCCTGGAGCCTAACCAACATCATGGGAATAAAATTCGACGAGTTCTGCGCGACTTATATAAAAAACTTTGATCCAGCCATTAAACAGGAAATAGAGCGTGAAGTAAAATATTCGGCTTATAAAGTTATAGAAAAAAAAGGTGCAACGAGCTTTGCCGTTGCCTTGGCGATTGCAAAAATAGTAAAAAGCATTTTACGGGATGAAAATTCGATACTCACGGTCTCGACGTACGTGCGGAGCCTGTACGAAATTGAGGACGTCTTTCTAAGCCTCCCGTGTGTGGTCAACAGAAACGGAGTTGACAAAGTGCTTCTACCACCTCTTTTACCTGCAGAGAAAGGAGCTTTACGGAATTCAGCTGAAGTTATAAAGAGCTATATTGACCAATTGATGTCATCAAAGGTTTAA
- the srlE gene encoding PTS glucitol/sorbitol transporter subunit IIB, whose translation MSYRAVKVEKGPGGWGGPLIIKPEEGRDKIVSITGGGIDPVTRKIAELTGGVAVDGFKSSVPEQQICCVVIDCGGTARCGVYPKKRIPTINLTPVGQAGPLAQYISADIYVSGVKVENITTVSDEATGYVPRRETAPESTGAGAEKPQKTSSNSRQIGFIEKIGRGMGGVVGVMYQAGRETIEQIIKNILPFMAFVATLIGIILKSGVGNWIANVISPMAGTLPGLLIISVICALPVLSPLLGPGAVIAQVVGVLVGVEIGKGNVPPQYALPALFAINPQVGCDFIPVGLSLGEAEPETVEIGVGAILISRLITGPIAVLIAYLFSFGLYV comes from the coding sequence ATGAGTTATAGGGCTGTAAAAGTTGAAAAGGGCCCCGGGGGATGGGGCGGGCCTTTGATAATAAAGCCCGAAGAAGGCCGGGACAAGATTGTATCCATAACCGGGGGTGGTATCGATCCGGTAACGCGAAAAATTGCGGAGCTTACCGGCGGCGTGGCGGTGGACGGCTTCAAATCTTCGGTACCCGAACAGCAGATCTGCTGCGTGGTCATCGACTGCGGCGGTACCGCCCGATGCGGCGTTTATCCCAAAAAACGGATTCCCACTATAAACCTCACCCCGGTGGGACAGGCAGGTCCCCTGGCGCAGTATATTTCAGCAGATATATACGTCTCCGGGGTTAAGGTGGAAAATATAACCACGGTTTCCGATGAAGCGACGGGTTATGTGCCCCGCCGTGAAACCGCACCTGAATCTACCGGAGCCGGTGCAGAAAAACCCCAGAAAACCAGCAGCAACAGTAGGCAAATTGGCTTCATTGAAAAAATAGGCCGGGGAATGGGCGGAGTTGTAGGCGTCATGTATCAGGCCGGCCGCGAGACCATAGAGCAGATAATCAAGAACATTCTCCCCTTTATGGCTTTTGTGGCTACCCTGATCGGAATAATCCTGAAGTCGGGGGTAGGAAACTGGATAGCCAACGTAATCTCTCCGATGGCCGGTACCCTGCCAGGGCTTCTCATCATTTCGGTTATATGTGCTCTACCTGTGCTTTCACCTCTGCTGGGGCCGGGTGCCGTAATAGCTCAAGTTGTCGGCGTGCTGGTGGGTGTGGAAATTGGAAAGGGCAATGTACCTCCTCAGTACGCGCTTCCGGCGCTATTTGCCATCAATCCTCAGGTAGGATGCGATTTCATACCCGTAGGCCTGAGCCTTGGGGAGGCAGAACCCGAGACAGTTGAGATAGGCGTAGGCGCCATCCTGATTTCCCGGCTGATTACAGGTCCCATAGCGGTCTTAATAGCATACCTCTTTAGTTTCGGACTTTACGTATAA
- a CDS encoding sugar-binding transcriptional regulator produces the protein MNVTKDRRLLIKIAHMYYDENKTQQEIADKLGISRPSVSRLLQKAREEGIVEIKINYEGSFAKLEDTLEKCFNLKEVIITPYDEGEGLKRYLAEAAAGFLVRTLKDKSLVGVSWGTTLAYVPEYIKNAPELDATFIPLVGGVGQTRIDLHSNQIVMNLARCFSGRWQLLHAPALVDSVEVKNTLLSDSNIRQVLEMAERVDIALIGIGSPFGAESTMLETGYFSERELEDLKRSGVCCDLCSRFIDEHGNPCCPELNERVIAISLKKLKEIPLVIGVAGGHEKRKAILAALRGHYLDVLITDEKTGQFLMVNSKKTQI, from the coding sequence TTGAACGTCACGAAAGATAGAAGGCTTTTGATCAAAATAGCTCATATGTACTACGATGAGAATAAAACCCAGCAAGAGATAGCCGACAAGCTCGGTATATCAAGACCCTCGGTTTCAAGGTTATTGCAAAAGGCTCGGGAAGAGGGAATAGTTGAGATAAAGATAAATTACGAAGGGAGTTTCGCCAAGCTTGAGGATACCCTCGAGAAATGTTTTAATTTAAAGGAGGTAATTATAACCCCTTACGATGAAGGAGAGGGACTTAAAAGATACCTGGCAGAAGCGGCGGCTGGCTTTCTGGTTAGGACTCTAAAGGATAAAAGTCTTGTAGGTGTTTCGTGGGGGACTACGCTGGCTTATGTGCCCGAATATATCAAAAACGCCCCCGAGCTGGATGCCACTTTTATTCCCCTGGTCGGAGGGGTAGGCCAGACCAGAATCGACCTTCATTCTAACCAAATAGTGATGAATTTAGCCCGATGTTTTAGCGGCCGCTGGCAACTCCTTCACGCCCCAGCATTGGTAGATAGTGTGGAAGTTAAAAACACCCTTCTTTCCGACAGCAATATAAGGCAGGTTCTGGAAATGGCCGAACGGGTCGATATAGCACTGATTGGGATAGGGTCTCCTTTTGGCGCCGAGTCCACCATGCTGGAAACGGGTTACTTTTCGGAAAGAGAGCTCGAAGATCTAAAAAGGTCCGGTGTCTGTTGTGACCTATGCTCGCGCTTTATAGACGAACATGGGAATCCGTGCTGTCCGGAATTAAACGAGAGGGTAATAGCCATATCTCTGAAAAAATTGAAAGAGATTCCCCTTGTGATCGGGGTTGCGGGAGGTCATGAAAAACGTAAAGCAATTCTTGCAGCTTTAAGGGGTCATTATCTGGATGTTCTCATTACCGACGAAAAAACCGGGCAGTTTTTAATGGTGAATTCAAAAAAGACTCAAATTTAG
- a CDS encoding NAD(P)H-dependent oxidoreductase encodes MLNLNSKLRELDASGKKINVGLIGAGQMGRGMVSQIFCMKGIRVAAICDRKLEEARRAYTLAGVAPDDILTAKTPSEVEEALGRGKYAVTEDFGAITKAIPIDVVIDATGVPEAGAHIALDSIYNGKHIVMLNVETDVTVGPILKKMADSAGVVYTVSAGDEPGAIKELYDFADAMGFEILVAGKGKNNPLDLEANPDSVMEEAMKKNMNPKMLASFKDGTKTMVELTAVSNATGFLPTRRGLIGPKATVKELPEIFRLKEEGGILDRYQVVEYVNGVAPGVFVIVTTKLEAVREEMAYLSMGEGPNYVFYRPYHLTSIETPLSAARAYIYGEPTIAPKGAPVSETIAVAKKDLKAGEHLDGIGGFTVYGVIDTYENAKRENALPIGLVNNNVVMTKDVKKGEVITYDAVKLDENSLILQLRRMQEKLIG; translated from the coding sequence ATGCTTAATTTGAATTCAAAGCTGAGGGAATTAGATGCTAGCGGGAAAAAAATCAACGTAGGCTTAATAGGTGCCGGTCAGATGGGCCGTGGAATGGTAAGCCAGATATTTTGTATGAAAGGTATCAGGGTGGCGGCAATCTGTGACAGAAAGCTAGAGGAAGCCAGGAGAGCATATACCCTGGCCGGCGTAGCCCCCGACGACATCCTTACGGCCAAAACCCCCTCGGAGGTGGAAGAAGCTCTGGGACGGGGTAAATACGCAGTAACCGAAGATTTTGGCGCAATAACGAAAGCTATACCCATCGATGTGGTGATTGATGCCACGGGAGTGCCGGAGGCCGGTGCCCATATCGCTCTCGATTCGATATACAACGGCAAGCATATTGTCATGTTAAACGTGGAAACCGACGTAACGGTTGGACCGATATTAAAGAAGATGGCAGATAGTGCGGGAGTGGTATACACTGTTTCTGCCGGCGATGAACCCGGGGCAATAAAGGAACTTTACGATTTTGCCGATGCAATGGGGTTTGAGATATTAGTTGCCGGTAAGGGAAAAAACAATCCCCTGGATCTGGAAGCCAATCCCGACTCTGTAATGGAAGAAGCCATGAAAAAGAATATGAATCCGAAAATGCTGGCGTCTTTCAAAGACGGCACCAAGACTATGGTGGAGCTTACCGCCGTGTCCAACGCCACCGGTTTCCTTCCCACCAGGCGGGGGTTAATCGGCCCGAAAGCCACCGTGAAAGAATTACCAGAGATCTTCAGACTTAAAGAAGAAGGAGGAATTCTGGACAGATACCAGGTCGTGGAATACGTAAACGGTGTTGCGCCCGGCGTTTTCGTGATAGTTACCACTAAGCTGGAAGCCGTCCGGGAAGAAATGGCCTATCTTTCCATGGGCGAAGGCCCCAACTACGTATTTTACCGTCCCTACCACCTGACGAGCATAGAGACGCCCCTTTCCGCAGCTAGGGCGTACATTTACGGAGAGCCAACTATAGCTCCAAAGGGTGCTCCGGTGTCCGAGACTATAGCGGTAGCAAAGAAAGATTTGAAAGCTGGGGAACATCTTGATGGTATAGGTGGTTTTACGGTTTACGGCGTAATAGATACCTATGAAAATGCTAAAAGAGAGAACGCCCTGCCCATAGGGCTTGTAAATAATAATGTAGTTATGACGAAGGATGTGAAAAAGGGCGAGGTAATAACCTACGACGCGGTGAAGCTAGATGAAAATTCACTCATTTTACAGCTGCGGAGAATGCAGGAAAAGTTGATAGGCTGA
- a CDS encoding alpha-ketoacid dehydrogenase subunit beta: MAEKLYIDALREGLREEMQRDESVFLLGEDIGIYGGAFGVTRGLIDEFGEERVIDTPISEQAIVGMAVGAALSGMRPIAEIMFFDFLTLAMDQLINQGAKIRYMFGGKAKVPMVVRAPMGSGTGAAAQHSQSFPGVFAHFPGLKVVIPSTPYDVKGLIKAAIRDDNPVVFAEHKLLYRVKGEVPDEDYVLPLGKADVKRKGRDITIVAGSIMVIRALEAAKELEKEGIDVEVIDPRTLKPLDMRTIIDSVKKTGRVLIVEDDPMSFGWGAEVAAGIAGSEAFDYLDAPVKRLAGLDIPIPYNPNLERHAVPQVENIVEAVRELLR, translated from the coding sequence ATGGCTGAAAAACTTTATATAGACGCCCTGCGGGAAGGCTTAAGGGAAGAGATGCAGAGGGACGAGAGCGTATTCCTGCTCGGAGAAGATATAGGTATCTACGGTGGAGCCTTCGGGGTTACCAGGGGGCTGATAGACGAATTCGGTGAAGAACGAGTTATAGATACACCCATATCGGAGCAGGCGATCGTCGGTATGGCGGTTGGGGCAGCCTTATCCGGCATGAGGCCTATTGCTGAAATCATGTTTTTCGACTTTTTAACCCTTGCCATGGATCAGCTGATCAACCAGGGTGCTAAAATTCGGTATATGTTCGGCGGCAAGGCTAAAGTGCCGATGGTGGTACGTGCTCCGATGGGCAGCGGTACCGGTGCGGCCGCTCAGCACTCCCAGAGTTTTCCGGGTGTGTTCGCCCATTTCCCGGGTTTGAAAGTGGTTATACCTTCCACACCCTACGACGTAAAAGGGCTCATTAAGGCCGCAATAAGGGATGACAACCCCGTGGTATTTGCCGAGCACAAATTGCTATACAGGGTAAAGGGCGAGGTACCCGATGAAGATTATGTACTGCCCCTCGGTAAAGCTGATGTAAAGCGAAAAGGGCGGGACATCACTATAGTTGCCGGTTCCATAATGGTTATTAGAGCCCTCGAGGCGGCTAAGGAGCTGGAAAAGGAAGGAATAGACGTGGAGGTTATAGATCCCAGAACATTAAAACCCCTGGATATGCGCACTATAATCGATTCGGTCAAAAAGACCGGCAGGGTTTTGATAGTGGAGGATGACCCCATGAGCTTCGGTTGGGGTGCAGAAGTAGCGGCAGGCATAGCGGGAAGCGAGGCTTTCGATTACCTGGATGCACCGGTCAAGAGACTGGCGGGACTTGATATTCCAATACCCTATAACCCAAATCTGGAAAGACATGCTGTTCCTCAGGTGGAAAACATTGTTGAAGCAGTTAGAGAATTGTTGAGATAA
- a CDS encoding dihydrolipoamide acetyltransferase family protein gives MAEIVRMPKLGLTMTEGTIVKWLKKEGEEVKQGEPLLEIQTDKVNLEEEAPASGILRKILAPEGSVVAVGQEIAIIGAETEPLPEIGKNTGVEVKQAGVEPERPAPAPPPSEKVKASPAAKRVAREYGIDLKSVTPTGPDGRVVERDVLEYIESRKVKATPVARKIAEEKGVDLSRIGKLEGERITKQDVLEALKLASVEPREEYRVIPWAGMRKIISDKMVKTKAQVPHFYLTLEVDMGKALELREKLAPKIQELNGVKLSINDILIKAAARALVEHPLVNSSAGEEGIVVKNRINIGLAVALDDGLIVPVIRDADKKGLVQISKETAELIKKAREGKLMPDDYLDGTFTISNLGMFDIEEFSAIINAPESAILAVGKIVKKPVVVEDEIVVRPMMKLTLSCDHRVIDGALGAKFLRRIKQLLEDPVEMLL, from the coding sequence ATGGCTGAGATAGTAAGAATGCCCAAACTGGGTCTTACAATGACGGAAGGTACGATAGTAAAATGGCTGAAAAAAGAGGGGGAAGAGGTAAAGCAGGGTGAACCCCTGCTGGAAATACAGACCGACAAGGTGAACCTGGAGGAAGAGGCGCCGGCCTCGGGGATTTTAAGGAAGATCTTGGCCCCGGAAGGGTCGGTAGTGGCTGTGGGTCAAGAAATAGCGATAATCGGCGCAGAAACCGAGCCCCTTCCGGAAATAGGGAAGAACACAGGGGTTGAGGTAAAACAAGCTGGTGTGGAACCTGAACGCCCGGCACCCGCACCGCCACCCAGCGAAAAAGTAAAAGCATCTCCAGCGGCAAAAAGGGTAGCTAGAGAATACGGCATAGATTTGAAATCGGTAACCCCCACCGGGCCGGATGGCCGCGTAGTTGAAAGGGATGTACTAGAATATATAGAATCCAGGAAGGTTAAGGCAACACCAGTAGCCAGAAAAATTGCAGAAGAAAAGGGAGTAGACCTGTCCCGAATCGGCAAGCTGGAAGGCGAGAGAATCACAAAGCAGGACGTTTTGGAAGCCCTGAAGCTGGCTTCGGTTGAACCGCGGGAAGAATACAGAGTAATTCCCTGGGCCGGAATGAGAAAGATAATTTCCGACAAAATGGTAAAGACCAAGGCACAAGTTCCTCACTTTTACCTCACACTGGAAGTTGACATGGGTAAGGCTCTGGAACTCCGGGAAAAACTTGCGCCGAAGATTCAGGAACTAAACGGTGTGAAATTATCGATAAACGACATTCTCATAAAGGCGGCCGCCAGGGCTTTAGTGGAGCATCCTCTGGTAAACAGCAGCGCGGGGGAAGAGGGAATTGTCGTAAAAAACCGCATAAATATCGGATTGGCGGTGGCCCTGGATGATGGGCTGATAGTCCCTGTGATAAGGGATGCCGATAAAAAGGGTCTTGTTCAGATATCCAAAGAGACGGCGGAATTAATAAAGAAAGCCAGAGAAGGCAAGCTGATGCCCGATGATTACCTCGATGGAACTTTCACCATCTCAAATCTCGGAATGTTCGATATAGAAGAATTTTCAGCTATAATAAATGCACCGGAAAGTGCAATTTTGGCAGTAGGCAAGATCGTGAAAAAGCCTGTGGTAGTAGAAGACGAAATAGTCGTGAGGCCCATGATGAAGCTAACCCTGTCCTGCGACCACAGGGTGATAGACGGTGCCCTGGGGGCTAAATTCCTGCGCAGGATAAAACAACTGCTGGAGGACCCTGTTGAAATGTTACTATAA
- the fsa gene encoding fructose-6-phosphate aldolase, whose translation MKLFLDTANVTEIREAAALGVISGVTTNPTLIAKEGRDFKETILEITKIVDGPISAEVVSLDAQGMIKEAIEIASWHPNIVIKIPMIWEGLKAVKELSNKGIKTNVTLVFSPSQALLAAQAGATYVSPFIGRFTDISQDGIALISDIVDIFTLHDIKTKIIAASIRTPMDVVNAAKAGADIATVPYKVLEQMVKHPMTDIGVQRFLEDWKKVPKK comes from the coding sequence ATGAAGTTGTTCCTGGACACGGCCAACGTGACTGAAATTCGAGAAGCCGCGGCTTTAGGAGTTATCTCAGGTGTTACAACCAACCCCACCCTAATTGCAAAAGAGGGAAGGGATTTTAAAGAAACTATTTTAGAAATAACAAAAATCGTGGATGGGCCGATAAGTGCAGAAGTTGTTAGCCTTGATGCCCAAGGAATGATAAAAGAAGCTATAGAGATAGCTTCCTGGCACCCAAATATAGTAATCAAAATTCCAATGATTTGGGAAGGTTTAAAGGCGGTAAAAGAATTAAGCAATAAAGGCATTAAAACCAACGTTACTCTGGTATTTTCTCCGAGTCAGGCCCTTTTGGCGGCTCAGGCTGGTGCAACATATGTGAGCCCCTTTATCGGAAGGTTTACCGATATAAGTCAGGATGGAATTGCTCTTATCTCGGACATAGTTGATATTTTTACTCTTCACGATATAAAAACTAAAATTATTGCCGCCAGTATCAGAACGCCTATGGATGTGGTTAACGCTGCAAAAGCGGGAGCGGATATTGCCACAGTGCCCTATAAAGTCCTGGAACAGATGGTGAAGCACCCCATGACCGATATCGGGGTGCAGAGGTTCCTCGAGGATTGGAAAAAGGTACCGAAAAAATAG